A window of the Candidatus Hydrogenedentota bacterium genome harbors these coding sequences:
- a CDS encoding nucleotide sugar dehydrogenase, giving the protein MGYIGLPTAVMLAESGCRVLGVDTNPLVREALGRGEPHIEEPGLRDRLKAVVAAGTLRAAETPAPADVFIIAVPTPLTADKRADMRHVAAAAEALTPFLRAGSLVILESTSPPGTCAELLRPILEAGGRRVGEDVFLAHCPERVLPGRIFEELVENDRVIGGADPQAAERARDLYARFVKGDILLTDATTAEMVKLIENTFRDVNIALANETAVLCEAMGIDFWSVMRLANRHPRVGLHRAGPGVGGHCISVDPWFLVERFSGSTPLIALARRVNDAMPAHVADRVMAMLAGVPQPIVALFGLAYKGDVDDLRESPSLALARLLGERGCEVRAHDPLAQRAPLPNLSPEACLDGADLLLVATAHSAFAELDPADAAARMRGRRVYDAHRLLPAGRWVDAGFTVEVLGVG; this is encoded by the coding sequence ATGGGGTATATCGGCCTGCCGACGGCGGTGATGCTGGCGGAGTCGGGCTGCCGGGTGCTGGGGGTGGACACGAACCCCTTGGTGCGGGAGGCGCTGGGGCGGGGGGAGCCGCACATCGAGGAACCGGGACTGCGCGACCGGCTGAAGGCGGTGGTCGCGGCGGGAACCCTGCGCGCGGCGGAAACCCCGGCGCCCGCGGACGTGTTCATCATCGCCGTGCCGACGCCGCTGACGGCGGACAAGCGGGCGGACATGCGCCATGTGGCCGCTGCCGCGGAGGCGCTCACGCCGTTTCTGCGGGCCGGGTCGCTGGTGATTCTCGAGTCCACCTCGCCGCCGGGCACCTGTGCGGAGCTGCTGCGCCCGATTCTGGAGGCGGGGGGGAGAAGGGTGGGGGAGGACGTGTTTCTGGCGCACTGCCCGGAGCGGGTGCTGCCGGGGCGCATCTTCGAGGAGCTGGTGGAGAACGACCGGGTCATCGGCGGCGCGGACCCGCAGGCGGCGGAAAGGGCCCGCGACCTCTACGCCCGCTTTGTGAAGGGGGACATCCTCCTGACGGACGCGACGACGGCGGAGATGGTGAAGCTGATCGAGAACACCTTCCGCGACGTGAACATCGCCCTGGCGAACGAGACGGCGGTGCTCTGCGAGGCGATGGGGATAGACTTCTGGTCCGTCATGCGGCTGGCGAACCGGCATCCCCGGGTGGGGCTCCACCGCGCGGGGCCGGGCGTCGGCGGCCACTGCATCTCCGTGGACCCGTGGTTTCTGGTGGAGCGCTTCTCCGGCAGCACCCCTCTGATCGCGCTGGCCCGGCGGGTGAACGACGCCATGCCGGCCCACGTGGCGGACCGCGTGATGGCGATGCTCGCGGGCGTTCCGCAGCCCATTGTCGCGCTGTTCGGCCTGGCCTACAAGGGCGACGTGGACGACCTGCGGGAAAGCCCCTCGCTGGCCCTGGCGCGGCTGCTGGGGGAGCGGGGCTGCGAAGTGCGCGCCCACGACCCGCTCGCACAGCGGGCGCCCCTGCCCAACCTGTCCCCGGAGGCGTGCCTCGACGGGGCCGACCTGCTCCTGGTGGCGACGGCGCACAGCGCCTTCGCGGAGCTGGACCCCGCGGACGCGGCGGCCCGCATGCGGGGCAGGCGGGTGTACGACGCGCACCGCCTGCTCCCCGCCGGCCGCTGGGTGGACGCCGGGTTCACAGTGGAAGTGCTGGGCGTGGGGTGA
- a CDS encoding alpha/beta hydrolase, whose amino-acid sequence MKPLWTCLAAAVVLGAALCPFVHAGEISPPPEGIEVLPLWPDGAPAAKGTDEADTPRIAVFPAPKETATGAAVVICPGGGYGGLAIGYEGYEVAQWLNRLGVAGVVLRYRVAPYRHPVPLEDAQRALRLVRSRAGEWGITPDRIGILGFSAGGHLASTTGTHFDAGDPAAKDPVDRVSCRPDFMVLIYPVITFKPPYGHAGSGHNLLGEDPDPALLDLLANDERVTKETPPAFLVHSTGDSVVPVENSLNFYKALRDAKVPCELHVYERGEHGYGMGRGDKVLETWTGHCADWMRLHGWLDKP is encoded by the coding sequence ATGAAACCCCTTTGGACCTGTCTGGCGGCGGCCGTTGTTCTGGGCGCCGCGCTCTGCCCCTTCGTGCATGCCGGGGAGATCTCCCCGCCGCCCGAGGGCATCGAGGTGCTGCCCCTGTGGCCCGACGGCGCGCCGGCGGCCAAGGGCACGGACGAGGCGGACACGCCCCGGATCGCCGTGTTCCCCGCGCCCAAAGAAACGGCCACCGGCGCGGCGGTCGTCATCTGCCCCGGCGGCGGCTACGGCGGCCTGGCCATCGGCTACGAGGGCTACGAGGTCGCGCAGTGGCTCAACCGTCTCGGCGTGGCCGGCGTGGTGCTGCGCTACCGGGTGGCCCCCTACCGGCATCCGGTGCCGCTGGAGGACGCCCAGCGCGCCCTGCGCCTCGTGCGCAGCCGGGCGGGGGAGTGGGGGATCACCCCCGACCGCATCGGCATCCTCGGCTTCTCGGCGGGCGGGCATCTGGCCTCCACGACGGGCACCCACTTCGACGCGGGCGACCCGGCGGCGAAGGACCCCGTGGACCGCGTGTCCTGCCGCCCGGATTTCATGGTGCTGATCTACCCCGTGATCACGTTCAAGCCCCCCTACGGCCACGCGGGCTCGGGCCACAACCTGCTCGGCGAGGACCCCGACCCGGCGCTCCTGGACCTGCTGGCGAACGACGAGCGGGTCACCAAGGAGACGCCGCCGGCCTTCCTGGTCCACAGCACGGGGGACTCCGTGGTGCCCGTGGAGAACAGCCTGAACTTCTACAAGGCCCTGCGCGACGCCAAGGTGCCCTGCGAGCTGCACGTGTACGAGCGCGGCGAGCACGGCTACGGCATGGGCCGGGGCGACAAGGTGCTGGAGACCTGGACCGGCCACTGCGCGGACTGGATGCGCCTGCACGGCTGGCTGGACAAACCCTGA
- a CDS encoding U32 family peptidase — protein sequence MSPHTPPCPSGGSPRPPELLAPAGRMEAFLAALDAGADAVYVGAHQFNARLRAHNFTRDDLARMAALAHDLGRKLYITLNTLVRDDELNDVAALLDDLRRIGPDALILQDLGVLRLARTLCPEIPLHASTQMTIHNADGALAAQKMGFDRVVLARELTVDEIRAVRNACPVALEVFIHGALCYSVSGQCLFSSHVHGKSANRGLCLQPCRRAFFDGAGHKGNAYSTRDLDATAVLGRLVEAGVTSLKIEGRLKPAEAVAQIVRAYRLLLDAWPRIGREEAAEARRLLDSAVGRESCTGYLSAPRPAGLLGAAESQSGRRIGTTVSCRTPGHIAFRPTEPVSAGDRLRVQARPGQPPVSVTVRELLLDGRPVKRVQAGRGVEVAVPCPVPAGVAVVKAADAGARPKGFQNRLEKLEARMGRAEKARFPVQVRTGQGGVTLKAEAGAGVLVELRHPWTRRGEIPHGEALEILATDTASASVRLAPEGSDPPAPFLMKPEELAAFRDRFLARLEAALNEARDAAVAAAVAPAVAPGGGNPDSRPVCWVILPALEGLAVFRQALAERPGTRAVHWMAPLAAVDDPAFAAALRAVAAPDRVGVVLPHLVFDPKALAEAHARLRKAAQLGVQTVAASNPAGFQMLSRLGKRRLETLVLPSIGCMNRACLAQLSALGANAAACSLEADAETLEALLSAKGGIRAAVVRHAHVPLFQSRAPGPVVPSGTLRLEEPPVDVRVERRGDLTVTLSPRVFAHAVADPSADWVYDFTWAQESPDTLAAILTEDRTRLEGNHGTPNSTG from the coding sequence ATGTCCCCGCATACCCCCCCCTGCCCTTCCGGCGGTTCCCCCAGACCGCCGGAACTGCTCGCGCCCGCCGGGCGCATGGAGGCCTTTCTCGCGGCACTGGACGCCGGAGCGGACGCGGTGTATGTCGGCGCGCACCAGTTCAACGCCCGGCTGCGCGCGCACAACTTCACGCGGGACGACCTGGCCCGCATGGCGGCGCTGGCGCATGACCTGGGCCGGAAACTGTACATCACCCTGAACACGCTGGTGCGGGACGACGAGCTGAATGACGTCGCGGCGCTGCTGGACGACCTGCGGCGCATCGGCCCGGACGCGCTGATCCTCCAGGACCTGGGGGTGCTGCGCCTGGCCCGGACCCTGTGTCCGGAGATTCCCCTGCACGCCTCCACCCAGATGACCATCCACAACGCCGACGGCGCGCTGGCCGCCCAGAAGATGGGGTTTGACCGGGTCGTGCTGGCGCGGGAGCTGACGGTGGACGAGATCCGGGCGGTCCGGAACGCCTGCCCGGTGGCTCTGGAGGTGTTCATCCACGGCGCGCTGTGCTATTCCGTGTCCGGACAGTGCCTCTTCAGCAGCCACGTCCACGGCAAGAGCGCGAACCGGGGCTTGTGCCTCCAGCCCTGCCGGCGCGCCTTCTTCGACGGCGCGGGGCATAAGGGCAACGCGTATTCCACGCGGGACCTCGACGCCACCGCCGTGCTGGGGCGGCTCGTGGAGGCGGGCGTCACCTCGCTGAAGATCGAGGGGCGGCTGAAGCCCGCCGAGGCCGTCGCCCAGATTGTCCGCGCCTACCGGCTGCTGCTGGACGCCTGGCCCCGCATCGGCCGGGAGGAGGCCGCTGAGGCGCGGCGGCTGCTGGATTCCGCCGTGGGCCGGGAATCCTGCACCGGGTACCTCTCCGCGCCGCGTCCCGCGGGGCTGCTCGGCGCCGCCGAGTCGCAGTCCGGACGCCGCATCGGCACCACGGTGTCCTGCCGCACGCCGGGCCATATCGCGTTCCGGCCCACGGAACCTGTGAGCGCGGGCGACCGCCTGCGCGTGCAGGCGCGCCCCGGCCAGCCGCCCGTGTCGGTGACGGTGCGGGAACTGCTGCTGGACGGACGCCCCGTCAAGCGGGTGCAGGCGGGGCGGGGGGTGGAAGTGGCGGTCCCCTGCCCTGTTCCGGCGGGCGTGGCCGTCGTGAAGGCGGCGGACGCCGGGGCGCGGCCCAAGGGCTTCCAGAACCGTCTGGAGAAACTTGAGGCCCGCATGGGGCGCGCGGAAAAGGCGCGCTTTCCCGTGCAGGTCCGCACCGGTCAGGGCGGCGTGACGCTGAAGGCGGAGGCCGGCGCGGGGGTGTTGGTGGAACTGCGGCACCCCTGGACCCGGCGCGGGGAAATCCCGCACGGCGAGGCCCTGGAAATACTGGCCACCGACACGGCATCAGCATCGGTGCGGCTCGCGCCGGAGGGGTCGGACCCGCCCGCCCCCTTCCTGATGAAGCCGGAGGAACTGGCGGCCTTCCGCGACCGCTTCCTCGCGCGGCTGGAGGCCGCGCTGAACGAGGCGCGGGACGCGGCGGTGGCCGCCGCTGTGGCCCCCGCTGTGGCCCCCGGCGGCGGGAACCCGGATTCCCGGCCCGTCTGCTGGGTGATTCTTCCCGCCCTCGAAGGCTTGGCCGTCTTCCGGCAGGCGCTGGCGGAGCGGCCGGGCACGCGCGCCGTCCATTGGATGGCGCCGCTGGCCGCAGTGGACGACCCCGCCTTCGCCGCCGCGCTGCGTGCCGTTGCCGCCCCGGACAGGGTCGGGGTGGTTCTGCCGCACCTCGTGTTTGACCCGAAGGCGCTGGCGGAGGCCCACGCGCGCCTGCGCAAAGCCGCGCAGCTCGGGGTGCAGACCGTCGCGGCGTCCAACCCGGCCGGGTTCCAGATGCTCTCCCGGCTGGGCAAACGCCGCCTGGAGACCCTGGTCCTGCCGTCCATCGGGTGCATGAACCGGGCCTGCCTCGCCCAGTTGTCCGCCTTGGGCGCGAATGCCGCCGCCTGTTCCCTGGAGGCGGACGCGGAGACCCTGGAAGCCCTCCTTTCGGCGAAGGGCGGGATCCGCGCCGCCGTCGTGCGCCATGCCCACGTGCCCCTGTTCCAGTCCCGCGCCCCCGGTCCCGTGGTGCCCTCCGGCACCCTCCGCCTCGAGGAGCCCCCCGTGGACGTGCGCGTGGAACGCCGGGGAGACCTCACGGTGACCCTCTCCCCAAGGGTGTTCGCGCATGCTGTCGCGGACCCGTCCGCGGACTGGGTATACGACTTCACCTGGGCGCAGGAAAGCCCCGACACCCTCGCGGCCATCCTAACCGAAGACAGGACCCGCCTCGAAGGCAACCACGGCACCCCCAACAGCACCGGATAA
- a CDS encoding MFS transporter, with product MFRSVPPQSSISDRELEGGMRALVLDGVFIQSHTVLTTGAFLIGFALALGASNSVIGVLAALGPLALAFQIPAVYLVQRLRWRKCIVLVAATLSRSMWLVMAAIPFVLERRLQIPVFLGALMVHYTLGNIGGCAFNSWIRDLIPQRRLGEFFSRRMTLATAAGALVSLGAGFGVDAWKLHLPGAPGGAAGAYVAVFLLAMVFGMLSVHQLFRAPEPVMPTGADEPFLRTLRQPLRDRNFRQVLIFLGAWNFALNFAAPFFAVYLLQRLGMDMSWVIGLTVLSQAVNVLFFRFWGRLADRFSHKAVLAVSAPLFIFSFLLWPFTTMPEQYFLTIPLLLVIHILAGIGTAGVNLCTGNLALRLAPYGKAGAYLAVNSLVSGLAAAVSPVIAGFSADWFDSQQLVLTLHYASAGPEGADFVMPALDLRGLDFLFFIAFFLGLYAMHRLVTVREEGEVKEADVRRALLDEMGRAVRQVSTVAGVRQMIMAPFTLFRPAPAPAPEDQPSGNGDANTS from the coding sequence GTGTTTCGTTCCGTGCCCCCCCAGTCCTCCATCAGCGACCGTGAACTCGAAGGCGGCATGCGCGCCCTCGTGCTGGACGGGGTGTTTATCCAGTCGCACACGGTGCTGACGACGGGGGCGTTCCTGATCGGGTTTGCGCTGGCGCTGGGGGCGAGCAACAGCGTGATCGGGGTGCTGGCGGCGCTGGGGCCGCTGGCACTGGCGTTTCAGATCCCGGCGGTGTACCTCGTGCAGCGGCTGCGGTGGCGGAAATGCATCGTCCTCGTCGCGGCCACGCTCAGCCGGAGCATGTGGCTGGTGATGGCGGCGATCCCCTTCGTGCTGGAGCGGCGGCTCCAGATCCCGGTGTTCCTCGGCGCGCTGATGGTCCACTACACCCTGGGGAACATCGGCGGGTGCGCGTTCAACTCGTGGATCCGGGACCTGATCCCCCAGCGCCGCCTGGGCGAGTTTTTCTCGCGTCGGATGACCCTGGCGACGGCGGCGGGCGCGCTGGTCAGCCTGGGGGCGGGGTTTGGCGTGGACGCGTGGAAGCTCCACCTGCCGGGGGCGCCGGGCGGCGCGGCGGGCGCGTATGTCGCCGTGTTCCTGCTGGCCATGGTGTTCGGCATGCTGAGCGTGCACCAGCTTTTCCGGGCGCCGGAGCCGGTGATGCCGACGGGGGCGGACGAGCCCTTCCTCCGGACCCTGCGCCAGCCCCTGCGCGACCGGAATTTCCGGCAGGTGCTGATCTTTCTGGGGGCGTGGAACTTCGCCCTCAACTTCGCGGCGCCCTTCTTCGCCGTCTACCTCCTCCAGCGGCTGGGGATGGACATGTCCTGGGTCATCGGCCTGACGGTCCTGAGCCAGGCGGTGAATGTGCTGTTCTTCCGGTTCTGGGGGCGGCTGGCGGACCGGTTCTCGCACAAGGCAGTGCTGGCGGTGTCGGCACCGCTCTTCATCTTCTCGTTCCTGCTGTGGCCCTTCACCACGATGCCGGAGCAGTACTTTCTCACCATCCCCCTGCTGCTGGTCATTCACATCCTGGCGGGGATCGGCACGGCGGGGGTGAACCTCTGCACCGGGAATCTCGCCCTGCGGCTCGCGCCCTACGGCAAGGCGGGGGCCTATCTGGCGGTGAACTCCCTGGTGTCCGGGCTGGCGGCGGCGGTCTCCCCGGTCATCGCGGGGTTCAGCGCCGACTGGTTTGACTCACAGCAGCTTGTGCTGACCCTGCACTACGCCTCCGCAGGGCCCGAGGGCGCGGATTTCGTCATGCCCGCCCTGGACCTGCGCGGGCTGGACTTCCTCTTCTTCATCGCGTTCTTCCTGGGGCTGTACGCCATGCACCGGCTGGTGACGGTGCGCGAGGAGGGCGAGGTGAAGGAGGCGGACGTGCGTCGCGCGCTGCTGGACGAGATGGGCCGCGCGGTGCGCCAGGTGTCCACGGTGGCGGGGGTGCGCCAGATGATCATGGCCCCCTTCACGCTGTTCCGCCCCGCGCCCGCCCCCGCGCCGGAGGATCAGCCTTCCGGCAACGGCGACGCGAACACGTCGTAG
- the rimO gene encoding 30S ribosomal protein S12 methylthiotransferase RimO, which yields MPAKKPRIGLVTLGCDKNTVDMEHVAGALARRGCEVRVAPMDPDECRQDFDAVVVLTCGFIADAKIQSVESLVAWAERKKATGRPARLYAAGCLVQRHPGELQKELPEVDGWVGVGQVADLVASVTRPPAGGGCAALVRARPSMDEVPAQPRLRLESGPSAWLKIADGCNHRCAFCAIPAIKGPFASLPREFLLREARSLVRQGVRELNLIAQDITAYGNDLYPDYRLPELLRDLCAVPGDFRVRCLYAYPGGITDRLLDVMAGEGKVVPYLDIPLQHLVPEMLKKMRRPSATLGTARLLSRIRKRLPGAVLRTTLIAGFPGETREIFREAVSLLKEYRFHWLGVFAYSPEEGTPAERFPDLPTESTRERRRLRLLEAQAAVTAELNAARVGAVERLLVEHREPESGLWQCRGPFEAPEVDGTIWLSAAPGAVAAGDFVDARITASGIYDVFASPLPEG from the coding sequence ATGCCCGCGAAAAAGCCCCGGATAGGTTTGGTCACGCTGGGCTGCGACAAGAACACCGTGGACATGGAGCATGTCGCCGGCGCCCTTGCCCGCAGGGGCTGCGAGGTCCGCGTCGCACCGATGGATCCCGACGAATGCCGGCAGGATTTTGACGCCGTGGTCGTCCTGACCTGCGGGTTCATCGCCGACGCGAAGATCCAGAGCGTGGAGTCCCTGGTGGCGTGGGCCGAGCGCAAGAAGGCCACGGGACGCCCCGCGCGGCTTTACGCCGCGGGCTGTCTGGTCCAGCGCCACCCCGGCGAACTCCAGAAGGAGCTCCCCGAGGTGGACGGATGGGTCGGCGTCGGCCAGGTGGCGGACCTCGTGGCCTCGGTCACCCGGCCGCCCGCCGGGGGGGGATGTGCCGCGCTGGTCAGGGCGCGCCCCTCCATGGACGAGGTGCCCGCCCAGCCCCGCCTGCGGCTGGAGTCGGGGCCGTCGGCCTGGCTCAAGATCGCCGACGGGTGCAACCACCGCTGCGCTTTCTGCGCGATTCCCGCCATCAAGGGGCCTTTCGCGTCGCTGCCCCGCGAGTTCCTCCTGCGCGAGGCGCGGAGCCTGGTGCGCCAGGGGGTGCGCGAGCTGAACCTCATCGCCCAGGACATCACGGCCTACGGGAACGACCTGTACCCCGACTACCGGCTGCCGGAGCTGCTCCGCGACCTGTGCGCGGTCCCGGGAGACTTTCGGGTCCGCTGCCTCTATGCCTATCCCGGCGGCATCACCGACCGCCTGCTGGACGTCATGGCGGGGGAGGGGAAGGTGGTCCCGTATCTGGACATTCCCCTCCAGCACCTGGTACCGGAAATGCTCAAGAAAATGCGGCGGCCCTCGGCGACCCTCGGCACAGCCCGGCTCCTGTCCCGCATCCGCAAGCGCCTGCCCGGCGCGGTGCTGCGCACCACCCTGATCGCGGGGTTCCCCGGCGAAACCCGCGAGATCTTCCGCGAGGCTGTGTCCCTGCTGAAGGAATACCGCTTCCACTGGCTGGGCGTGTTCGCCTATTCCCCCGAGGAGGGCACCCCGGCGGAGCGGTTCCCGGACCTCCCAACGGAGTCCACCCGCGAGCGCCGGCGGCTCCGGCTGCTGGAGGCGCAGGCCGCCGTCACGGCGGAGCTCAACGCCGCGCGCGTGGGCGCGGTGGAACGCCTGTTGGTCGAGCATCGGGAGCCGGAATCAGGCCTGTGGCAGTGCCGGGGACCCTTTGAGGCCCCCGAGGTGGACGGAACGATCTGGCTGTCCGCCGCGCCGGGCGCGGTCGCCGCCGGCGATTTCGTGGACGCCCGCATCACCGCATCGGGCATCTACGACGTGTTCGCGTCGCCGTTGCCGGAAGGCTGA
- a CDS encoding sodium:solute symporter translates to MEAGHGFSVLDWAIILVYMAGMLVIGAVVSRRQNDTEEFFLGGRTMPAWAVALSVIASSLSAATFIGVPQMSFSGDLRYLSTYIGACLGGFVVAVFFVPPLYRAGTITIYGYLERRYGVAAKIAASALFLFGRLLSSGARLFMAGIGFALMWYGGTSPGELVPVIIVLGVVGTIYTVCGGIRAVIWTDTVQITVTVIAATAAVFFLLRSIPLPVPEIVAALRTAEGGDKLLLVDTSLSLSSPYTIWAGVFAMTVVTVSTHGVDHDMLQRVMSARSPLRGGMALAGSMLLTVPVVALFLGIGLLLHIYYARPDLMGAAAPADVLADTKDVFPQYVLWHIPSGLRGLIMAGLFASAMSTFDSAINAMASCLIADIYLPWLAWRGRRDGSTDGAKETHLAASRTAVALMGAGLTVFAVFAVYMQQSGNTRLIDFALGVMAFALAPLLGVFCAALFTRRGNAASMLLATAIGVVLVLLLQPWMFPAVRWEWSVGWPWHWVIVSPVCFLICIAGRPAPVRGTDGPEDAAC, encoded by the coding sequence ATGGAAGCAGGACACGGATTCAGCGTTCTTGACTGGGCAATCATCCTCGTCTACATGGCGGGGATGCTGGTCATCGGCGCGGTGGTGTCCCGCCGCCAGAACGACACGGAGGAGTTCTTCCTCGGCGGGCGCACCATGCCCGCGTGGGCGGTCGCGCTCTCCGTCATCGCGTCCTCCCTGAGCGCGGCCACGTTCATCGGCGTGCCGCAGATGTCCTTCTCCGGCGATTTGCGCTACCTCTCGACCTACATCGGGGCGTGCCTTGGCGGGTTCGTGGTGGCGGTGTTCTTCGTGCCCCCGCTGTACCGCGCCGGGACCATCACCATTTACGGGTATCTGGAGCGGCGCTACGGCGTTGCGGCCAAGATCGCGGCCTCCGCCCTCTTCCTCTTCGGGCGGCTGCTGTCCTCCGGCGCGCGGCTGTTCATGGCGGGGATCGGCTTCGCCCTCATGTGGTACGGGGGCACCTCCCCCGGCGAGCTGGTCCCCGTGATCATCGTCCTGGGCGTCGTGGGCACCATCTACACGGTGTGCGGCGGCATCCGCGCCGTGATCTGGACCGACACCGTCCAGATCACCGTGACGGTCATCGCGGCGACGGCGGCGGTGTTCTTCCTGCTGCGGTCCATCCCCCTGCCGGTTCCGGAGATTGTGGCCGCGCTACGGACCGCCGAGGGGGGCGACAAGCTCCTCCTCGTGGACACCAGTCTGAGCCTCAGCTCCCCTTACACCATCTGGGCGGGGGTGTTTGCCATGACCGTGGTGACCGTCTCCACGCACGGGGTGGACCACGACATGCTCCAACGGGTCATGTCGGCGCGGTCGCCCCTGCGGGGCGGAATGGCGCTGGCGGGCTCCATGCTCCTCACGGTGCCGGTGGTGGCGCTGTTCCTGGGCATCGGCCTGCTGCTGCACATTTATTACGCCCGCCCGGACCTCATGGGCGCGGCGGCCCCGGCGGACGTGCTGGCGGACACCAAGGACGTCTTTCCGCAGTATGTGCTCTGGCACATCCCTTCCGGGCTGCGGGGGCTCATCATGGCGGGGCTGTTCGCCTCCGCCATGAGCACCTTCGACTCGGCGATCAACGCCATGGCGAGCTGCCTGATCGCGGACATCTACCTGCCCTGGCTCGCCTGGCGCGGCCGCCGCGACGGGTCCACGGACGGCGCCAAGGAGACCCATCTGGCGGCGTCCCGCACCGCCGTGGCCCTCATGGGCGCGGGACTCACGGTCTTCGCCGTCTTTGCCGTGTACATGCAGCAGAGCGGCAACACGCGGCTGATAGACTTCGCCCTGGGGGTCATGGCCTTCGCGCTGGCGCCGCTGCTGGGCGTGTTCTGCGCGGCCCTGTTCACCCGGCGCGGCAACGCGGCCAGCATGCTGCTTGCCACCGCCATCGGTGTGGTGCTGGTGCTGCTGCTCCAGCCGTGGATGTTCCCCGCCGTCCGGTGGGAATGGTCCGTCGGCTGGCCCTGGCACTGGGTGATTGTCAGCCCGGTCTGTTTCCTGATCTGCATCGCCGGAAGGCCCGCGCCGGTGCGCGGGACCGACGGCCCGGAGGACGCCGCATGTTGA